The Pirellulales bacterium genome includes the window TGGCGCTACGCATCTTGCGCACTTTCCCAGCGGTAAACCCGGCGAATTGTGCGACGTTCGGGTGCAATTCCGTCGGCTGAATCGTGGAACGGACGACGGTTCCGATGGCGCGAACTGCCGATCAATTGCCGACGCGCCGCGAAGCTCTGAATCAATTCTGGCGATCGTCCGACGCATCGGCGCCGGGTTGTCGGCCGACGGCGTATCGCCGCGTGACGCCTTCGACGATGCCTTTCACGATCCGCTCACGCGGTTGCCCAATCGCCAACTTTTCGCTCGGCGGCTGGAAAGGGCCGTTCGCCGCAACCAGGGCGTCAACCATCGCTATGCAGTGCTGTTTATCGACCTCGACCGATTCAAAACCGCCAACGACCGGTTCGGCCATCTGTTTGGCGACCGACTGTTGATTGCAGCGGCCCAGCGAATGGTCGAAGTGGTGCGGCCACAAGACATGGTCGCCCGGCGTGACGGCGACGAATTCACGATTTTGCTCGATGATCTCGATTCGCCCCAGGACGCCGTTCACGTTGCCGAACGGATTGTCGAGCGTCTCAATTTGCCGTACTTCGTCGATACCGCCGATGGACCGGTCGAAGTGACTCTTGGGGCTAGCATCGGTGTGGCACTTCCAGGCCACAAGCCGACGACCTCCGAGCAACTCATTTCACAAGCCGACGCCGCGATGTACCACGCCAAATCGCTCGGCGGCGGCACTTTCGTCGCTCCGACCGGCGATGGCAACAAGCCAAAGCCGCGGTGAAACTTGATTCGAAATACGACGCGGCAGTAAGTTGTGCGCAATCCTAGCGATGCTGCATGCAATCTCGACCGAAGGTCTCGTGAGACCCGACTTGCTCCCCCAACCGAGCGCATCTACAGTGGATTCAAGGCCGACCTAGCTTTCCTGGCTTCCCGAAGAATTGCGGGCCGTTCGATATTTTGACGATCTGGCGGCCCATTCCATTTCGATAGCGAGCTCGATGAGCCATTTTTCGGCAAGGAATCGCTGCTGCACGGTTCTCGGACAGCCCTTTAAACAGTTCGCTTTATGGCGTTATTCGACAAATTACTCGGACTGCTCTCGAGCAAGGTCGATATTGCAGTCCGTTTTGAGTTAATGCGCGAAGCGATTTCCGGCACGATGTCGAGCTTTTACAAGGCCACCGACCGCCAGACCGGCAAAGTCGTGGGGCTAAAGATTCTCGACCAAGAGAAGGTCAACATCGTCGAGACTCGGTTCAAAGCTGTCGGCAAACCGAGCGAAGCAGAAATTGGCCTAGCGCTGAGTCATCCCAACATTGTGAAGACGTTGGACTACGGCGTCACGACGAAGAACCAGCAATATATTGTCCTGGAGTTCCTCGAAGGCCCAGGTTTGAACTCGCTATTGCTTAGCCGCAACCGGCTGCTCGAAGGCAAACGACTGTTTATCATCCGCAGCATGGCCGAAGCGATTGCCGCGGTGCATAAGGCCGGATTCATCCACCGCGATGTCTGTCCGCGGAATTTCATGATCGCGCCAGATGCCAGTCGAGTGACTTTGATTGATTTCGGCCTCACACTTCCCGCCAAGCCGGAGTTTATGCAGCCGGGAAACCGCACCGGCACACCCAACTATATGGCTCCAGAAATCGTCCGGCGTCGAAAGACAGACCATCGGGTCGATGTATTTGCTTTCGGCGTAACAGCTTACGAAGTGATGACTTACGATTTACCCTGGCCGCGAGGTCAAGATGGGCGGGCGGCGCTGGAGCACGATCAAATTGCCCCGGTCGATATTCGTGAAAAACGACCGCAGATCAACGAGACCTTGGCCAAAGCCATCATGTGGTGCCTGCCGGCGAACCCCAATGACCGGTGCCCCAGCATGGAACGCTTTCTCAACGCGATTTCGAGCGTCAAGGATGAGGATAGCAAATAGCAATGGCAGCCGCCTCCAATTGAGGAACGCTTGAGGCGACATTCACCATTGTGAGGAAACACGGTTTGCGATTTCTCAGTGAATTGAGCCTTCAGCATACGGCACAGGCTGTGCATCTATTGGCACCATTGAGCTTTCTTGGCCCATCAAACCCGCGATCATTGGACATCACCATCATTGTGACGCCTCCTCATCGTGGTGAAGTCGAGCGCAACATATTTGCTGCCAATGGTTTGTGGCTCTCGTACGCGATTAGCCTCACCAAGTTGGTGACATCGAAAACGAATACCTTGCGATGGAATATGATCAAGAATTATTCCGTAACTTCTTTTACATCCACAACTTGTGTCGATAGCAAATTTTTCCTTCCGTTTTTGGCACGTGCTGTGCATTAGGAGAGGCCGGAAATAAAGCTCTCGGCTTTATCGCCAGAGAAAAAAGGAAGGTTGCCATGATTGCCACTCCGACATTTGAAATCGAACAGACGCAAGTTGCGGTTGCAGGTCTCTCGGCGGACGATCGCGGAATTGAATCCCGCGTAACGGTTGCCGATCGGCCGCGCAAGGCCAAGCGAGCTGCCCGCAAGGTTGCCGCTGGTGGAACTTGCTTGGTGATTTCGCCAGATTCGCTCAAGCGAATGATGTTTGGTCAATCGGTGCAACGATGTGGCTGGCAGCAAAACTTGTGTGCCGACGCGGCCTCGGCCTTGGAACACGTGGATTCGAAGAGCATCGGCATGGTGCTGATCGATATGGCTTCGACGGGCGACACTTCCTTGGAAGCCCGCCGCTGGCTGGTTGAGCAATTTGCCTGCCGCAAAGACGTGCTGACCGTGGTTTGCGGACGCACGAATGATGCCGACGAAGAGATTTGGGCCCGCCAGTTGGGCGTGTGGATGTATCTGCCCGGCGTGGCTCCGGAGAGTGATTTAGATCCGATGTTGGTAGCCGGTCGTGAAGTCTCCGTTCGCATGCACAGCAGCAAGTCATTGCGAGTTGCCGCTTAATTCGCTAATCCCGTTTCGTTCATCCGAGCAGACGCTCGGAAAACCCGTTCAAGAAAGGATTAAAGCCATGAGTACCTCGAACAATTGGACGCACGAAGACAATAGCGACGATAGCTTTGCCGTGACGTACACCCGACGCGATGAGAGCCGCGACTTGAAAATGCGTAAGCATGCGTTCGAGCGCCGCAGTGCCCGCCCGCGTTCGGTAAACGGCATTCACCGCCGCCGCAACAAGCGTTTTGCCTGGTAGCACAACCCTGCCCGATTGGCCGCTAACGCTGGCGGTCGTTCAACGGGCATAAAAGAACACACAATACAACGAACGAACGGTAAAGTTTGAGGTGGTTAGTTGGTCCGATTTAGCAAGCTTGTTCGCGTCGGCGGATTTAACGGGTTTGACCGAAACGGCGAGTTTGCCACAAAAACAAATGCAGTAGTGAGTTGACCGAAACGAACCTTTTGAGTTGTAACTTTTTGTAGAGGTGGCTGCGAAGCCGCAAGGGAGCGTAAGAATCGAACACGTCGGAGCGCACGTTCAATGGCACGTAGGTGTAGGGGAACTCAGAAACTCAAGTTGACCTAGACACACGAGCAGAACTAGACGCAAGGACAGATCGAGAAATACGAATAGTATGAACCCTTTCAACCTTCACTGTCACACGATTTTGGATTTAGCGTTGGATAGCCACCAACGATAAATATGACTAGGAGATATGATCGTAGCGAGCGATCACATCAACCAACCTTTTTTAGCGAGAGAGAGAGTACTACCATGTTGAAGCCTGCAAAGATGTTCCGCCGTGCGAGTTGGTTTGCTGCCTTACTTGGCAGTCTGGTTGTGGCCCAAGCCGCGAGTGCTGCCGTTAATTATGGCAGCTTCGTCGGGCCAAACATTATGTATTTGAACGTGACCGAAGAGCCGACCAAGGTTCCCGGCCCGAATCCGGCCGCCCTCTTTGGCCCTCCGACGTTGAACGGCAATTCGCTCGATTTCGATCCACTCGGATTTAACGCTTCCGCCTCCAATGGCAGCTTCGCCCTCACCGATGGCTTACTCACCACGACCGTGATGGCAGCGAACGCAAACCAATACATCAATCAGCTTTGGATTTCGGAATTCGGATCGTACTCCCTGCTAGGCGGCACTCCGGCCGGAACGAAGGTCGGCATCTCGATTGACTCGATCCAGGCCAAGGTTACTCAGGTCAACGGCCTTCCCGTTGCCCCGATCAATCTGCCCAAGACGATTGTGTACACCAACGGCGGTGCGGCTGCTTCGACCACAGCCTTTGGCGGAATTCAGTTCGCCTCCAACGGTGGTGCCCTCGTCGGTCAGCCTTGGAGTGCCAATGTCAGCTTCAATCTGGCTGCGGTCCCTGGAGCCACGAAAATCAATCTTGTGCTAGACAACACGTTGTTCGCCCAGAGCGAGTCAAACAGCTTGTCCTTCATCGACAAGAAGGACTTCGAAATTTTCACCACCGTGGTTCCTGAACCCGGAACGATCATGCTCGCACTCGTCGGCGGCCTCGGAATGGTGCTGATGGGACGCAAAGCTTGGAAGAAGCAAGAAGTCGCCTAAAGCGGTTTCTGACTGCTCTCTTTCGCGGTGGTTGGTTGATGTGAACGCTCTCTCCGCTGGTCGCGTCTCGCTAACGCAGGCCAGCAAAATGACTCGAAAAAGAATACTCTCTCGCAGTGGTTGGTTGATGTGAACGCTCTCTCCGCTAGTAAGTGTCTCGCTAACACCGCCTAGCACCATCTGATACGACTCGCTAAAGAAAAAGCCCCCGACTCGCTATCGGGGGCTTTACCGTTTGATGAGGGCGCAGGTTTCAATGCAACGACTCACTCGTCATTGTTTCTCGTTACCAATCAAGATGTCACTTGCCCCAACCGCGCAATCGTCCGTTCCCTCGATAAATACTCGCACGTGACACGGGCCAGAAGCATCGGCGGGAACTGCAATTTCGGTTTCAAACCGCCCTTTGCACACGTCAAGTTTCGCGCTGGCTAATCGCGGATCATTGGCCTCGCGATAGGTGGCCTCGAACTCGGCTCTTGCCGCATCGCCCATCCGATAGGCCGATCGCTCGTTCGGCGCGCGACGGAAATGGTCGCGACGAACCACCAGTTCGATCTCCGCCTTGCCGTCCATCGGCGAATCGCTGGCGATGCGAATCCATTGGCCAGCAGAAGCGGTT containing:
- a CDS encoding GGDEF domain-containing protein, whose protein sequence is MNLSVRWDVSDLCDAQTALAAMAALPDGVFLLEPNAGTCRPLNAAAATMVDELEGDVSAPLPIEKCFPDFEHLTLLGLNGATHLAHFPSGKPGELCDVRVQFRRLNRGTDDGSDGANCRSIADAPRSSESILAIVRRIGAGLSADGVSPRDAFDDAFHDPLTRLPNRQLFARRLERAVRRNQGVNHRYAVLFIDLDRFKTANDRFGHLFGDRLLIAAAQRMVEVVRPQDMVARRDGDEFTILLDDLDSPQDAVHVAERIVERLNLPYFVDTADGPVEVTLGASIGVALPGHKPTTSEQLISQADAAMYHAKSLGGGTFVAPTGDGNKPKPR
- a CDS encoding serine/threonine protein kinase translates to MALFDKLLGLLSSKVDIAVRFELMREAISGTMSSFYKATDRQTGKVVGLKILDQEKVNIVETRFKAVGKPSEAEIGLALSHPNIVKTLDYGVTTKNQQYIVLEFLEGPGLNSLLLSRNRLLEGKRLFIIRSMAEAIAAVHKAGFIHRDVCPRNFMIAPDASRVTLIDFGLTLPAKPEFMQPGNRTGTPNYMAPEIVRRRKTDHRVDVFAFGVTAYEVMTYDLPWPRGQDGRAALEHDQIAPVDIREKRPQINETLAKAIMWCLPANPNDRCPSMERFLNAISSVKDEDSK